The region tgtttttgttactgtttatacaatccctacatctatttttTCAGggaaaagtttttaaaattctagtgtgtgtgttttgtgttgtgtgtgttgtgtgtgtgtgtgtgtgtgtgtgtgtgtgtgtgtgtgtgtgtgtgtgtgtgttttgttgtgttgtgtatgtgttgtgtgtgtgttttgttgtgttgtgtatgtggtgtgtgtgtgtgtgtgtgtgtgtgtgtgtgtgtgttgtgtgtgtgtgtgtgtgtgtgtgtgttgtgtgtgtgtagtgcatgtgttgtgcgtgttttgtttgttgtacgtgtgtgtgtgtgtgtgcacgcacgttgtgtgtgtgtgcacgcacgttgTGTGTgccttgtgtgtgttgtgtgtattgtgtgagtgtgttgtgtgtactgtgtgagtgtgttgtgtgtgtgttgtttgtgttgtgtgtgtgtagtgcgtgtgttgtgcgtgtgttgtgcgtgttttgtgttgtgtgtgtgtgtgtgtgtgtgtgtgtgtgtgtgtgtgtgtgtgtgtgtgtgtgtgtgtgtgtgtgtatacatacatacatacatacatactataaaATGCAAGCATGTCTAAGTGCCATGCCACGAAAAGTAAGGTATTCTTGGTATACCATGCTATCCATGCTATCACCATGCCAAGAAAGCTTAATTTTGACTCAGGTTTAACTCATGGTGTACCATAAAAACCATACTTGTACCATGCCATGAAAAGTATGGTATTCATGGTATACCATGCTATCCATGCTCTCACCATGCCATGAAAAGCAAGGTATTCATGGTATACCATACAAACCATGCTTTTACCATGCTATGAAAAGTATGGTATTCATggtgtacagggactattctgttcacggggactatcctgttcacgtggactattctgttcatatttgctcctattctgttcatatttgctcctattctgttcaccggggactatcttgttcacgcaatttgaacccaccctagcggggactatcctgttcactggggactgttctgcatgttcacactagccatatccatagtgttcatggcgactatcctgcatgttcacaggcgactttAACTTATagtcctgttcacgtgaacaggatagtccccggtggacaggatagtccccactatagcggggactatcctgttcaccgaggactatcctgttcacaggcgactatcttgttcacatgcgactatcttgttcacaggcgactaactatcctgttcacgacgactattctgcatgttcacactagccatatgcatacagtgttcatggcgactatcctgttcacaggcgacctAGAATACTGTTGACAGgtgactatcctgttcacaggcgactatcctgttcacgacgactattctgcatgttcacactagccatatgcgtacagtgttcatggcgacttATAATCCTGTTGACAGGTGACAATCTTGTTCacgttcaccggggactatcctgttcacggcgactatcctgttcacggcgactatcgGCTAGTATATATTCTGTTTACGGCGACTATAGATCTGCATGTTCACTATAGCTTCTGTTCACTAGCTAGACACTTTTGTTCATTGTCAACAGTCCCATCAATCCATACGCGCAACACTGACCGTACTAGCTCTTGCTCAATTTAGCTATCTAGCTACCTGCCTGTACCGTACGTGGCTGACAACACTACCATATGGTAGACTCTTCCAATGTGCTCAACTAAAGTGGTCCTCTCTGGTGTATACAGATCCTAGgaatgtgtgtattacaacTAATAATTTTCTGATTGTCCATGTGTGATTACGTAATTCCTAGATAAGTATGATatctatactgtacagtgtctGTGACAGAAGGTTGGCGAGTGGTTGCAAGAAGCTAGTAAATTTACAGCAACTACAATGCAATTAATGCATAGTAAGTTAATTGCGTCAGTAACAGGGATCGATGGTTGTAAGCAAGCACCAGCAAGTCATCTAGGGTAGGGAAATTAATCGAAGATTGAGACTGTGATCTAGCATTACTATTTTCCTCAtatacaataaacaaaaacacattttataatatctattttgtgtgtgtctctgtgtaaATTTTAAATGTACAGTTCTGTACGTCCTTTATTAACTGTGGATACTGTATGCCTTCAGCAGGCGTGAAAAAAATCATACATATGAGTACCATACTATAATACATTTCTATATCACACAGAAGTTGCCATGCATCGATCGATCAATCTTAGACACAGATTCAAAACAAGTCTAGTGTTTTGAGTGTGGGGGAGGTTGCATAGGCTATTGTGTGCCCATCAAGAAAGCACCAAAGGCAGATCGAGTTCCCAACAGCCactaatacagtaaatattcCCTGTCTTTCTAGATGTACTTCCCACTTTAGGACTGCTATGCTGCATTGTACCTAATTTGAAAAAAAGACCCTTAGACACAAGCAATGAACCAATGACATCGATGACACAGTCTCTCATACCATGAAAACGTAGACTTTTCAGGACTGCTGTCTGTATGATCATCTATAACTCCCAACTAGAGGACAGTCTAAACGCGCGCGTTAACTGGTACGTACCTCATGCATTGCAACCTCATTAATTCCATTGGTAGTAAACTAGAATGTTGAACTCCAAAAGTAGAAACCAAAACCCGAACAAAAACTTTCACGCGTCTGTCTACCAAGCAAACCGTGACTGGACTGCTGTTCGATCGCTACCAGACATGCCACTGGCCTGATGCCTAGATAACCACAAACAGCTGCTTTAAGTGTACAAAACCAACGACTCGACTACTGCAAAGAGCAACTAACAACAATACTGGGCCATGCACGTCTACAATTCACAAATACCACCTGGCTTGCAATCACATGCACCGTCTGCTCTTGCCGTGCCGAGAGACTTAGAGTACAGCTGATGTAGACACAGATCTACCGTCTTGTTCACTGCTACTGGTATTACCAAACTCGAGGAATCGTCCTTACCAGCGAAGCAAGCGTGCGAAGTAAGAAATTGATCTTCAGGAGCTCCCACGCGTCAACCACATGCACGTCCTAGTGAAACGATTGAGAAGAGTTAGACCAAATACCTCCTGATGATATATCACGCGATTAGAAAAGCACACGAAAGTACGTACGATTCGAAAGCATGCACGGTCGACGACTACTAGAGCATGCGCGGTCTGGTTACACGAAACTAGCTCAATTCAATGGGAGGACGACGCGCACGAGGTTCCCTGATGGTCTCTAGTAGAGGACCGTGAATCCGCAGTCCGCGATCCGTGTTTTCCACGCACATCACAATGATCAAAATTCAATCAGTATACGCCGGTCTACACGTATGTAGGTAATGTGGTGTTCGATTACGACCCCGAGGGGTGCACGCAACCTCACGTAGAAAAagactgtactgtactctttTCTATAGCTAGACTAGCTAAACTCTAGAGGATAAATTTGCTATACAGAGAATGAACGTACGCGTTGATCACTATATTGACGCGATACCTATACATACACTCTATCTATACTTTTCTCTAGCCAGCCATTTATCTATAGAGATAAGTAATCTACATGCAGTTACGATGCGAGACTCTAGGTACGTCAACTATCTCTCTAACTCGTGATCGAACTTACCAAAAATTTTACTTTTCGCTAGAAAGAATTTACGCATGTCACTTCCTGCTATAGGATGGCGTTTGTATATccgtgtacagtgtagtagtgGTCCGATATAGCTACAGAAATGAGAATACCGTCAGAGGGTGTTCTCTTTATGTCTTTAACCTTTGCTTGCAGTGCCTATTGCTATGTTATTGTTACAGTAACCAGGTTCAATACGATGAATCAGAGAGTAATAAAAGGCAACTACACACGTACAATGGCATCTAGCTGTCAGAGCAAATTGTATTTTATCATCGAGATATTTAtgattactatttatttagttaGGTAGCCTaggtcgcctgtgaacaggatagtcgccatgaacactgtatgcatatggctagtgtgaacatgcagaatagtcgtcgtgaacaggatagttagtcgcctgtgaacaagatagtcgcatgtgaacaagatagtcgcctgtgaacaggatagtcctcggtgaacaggatagtcctcggtgaacaggatagtccccgctatagtggggactatcctgtccaccggggactatcctgttcacgtgaacaggactATAAGTTaaagtcgcctgtgaacatgcaggatagtcgccatgaacactatggatatggctagtgtgaacatgcagaacagtcgtcgtgaacaggatagtcgcctgtgaacaagatagtccccggtgaacagaatagtccacgctatagcggggactatcctgttcactggggactatcctgttcacgtgaacaagatagtccccagtgaacaggatagtccccgctagggtgggttcaaattgcgtgaacaagatagtccccggtgaacagaataggagcaaatatgaacagaataggagcaaatatgaacagaatagtccacgtgaacaggatagtccccgtgaacagaatagtccctgtacacaTGGTATACCATGCTATCCATGCTCTCACCATGCCATGAAAAGTAAGGTATTCATGGTAATACCATGAAGACCATACTTTTACCATGCTCAAAAGCATGGAAACCATGGTATTACCTTGAATTCCATGCTTCTACCATGCTCTATTTGACAGGGGGTGCCCCACGCATAAACGCTCATCCGGGAGTGATGTCAGGAAAGTGCGCGTAATTCAAATCTTCTGTCATGTCTATCGACTAAACTCGGTAACAAGATTCAACAATCGTAGCCGCATCTCGTTGTGAAAGAACTCAACAAACGGTTGCGTTTTACAGTGGGCCTCGCTCAAGGAAGCACATTTTCTTCGTATTGCACATTTGTTCGTTTTTACGCTACGGTGTTACATTATTTAACTAGTTATTTTGCAGAAAGGGACATGACATGATTATCTAGGTAATCATTGTGGCGATTTTTGAAACGTGCTTTGGTTTTTGAGATATTGAAGAGAAAGGCCCCTGAAGAGGGGTGCGCATACGGTCGTAAATCTCTACAAAACGGTAACGGAATATGGTGAAACACAAGAATAACATAGCAGAGACGATTTCTAAAATATTCATCGTGGGGATTTCTGATTGATGCTTTTGACACGAAGATATGACAACATGAATATGTGCAACATTCTGTATTACGCCATCCATCCATATTTTTCTCTTAGAGTcaaaaaacaaccaaaaagCTACACAGAACCTAAAATCTAAAAACTATACAAAACAACTAAGGATCGAAACGCCTGAAAAACAACAAGACTGAGCATCATTCGGTCTTCTGTAGTGAGAGTGACAACCCAGTCGTCCAAACACTCGACCCCGTATACTTTTATCACGAGTCCCGTATTTTTGAACCTCGTGAGCCCGTCTTCTTGCATGTTATTAGAGTGCGAGCACCGCTGTCACGGGGATTTGtgcacccggtgatttgtgtaccctcgcgctttgctcgcgattccagaccgtcgactcgatgctccagacctcatgtcgagtacacatatcaccggtcatgatgcaaagctgctggtgatttcggaccccggtgatttgtgtacccttgtgcTTTCCTCGCCGTCCCAAATCGTGACAACGTTTCAAGCAATTGATATTACTGAATACTCGTCTCTAGGCGTCGTTTTGTGAGTGAAGTCTAGTACGTAACCAATCAATCGGTTGACCAGCCTGACGTTGTTGATGTACGAAGGAGATTCACTCCAACATTAGTTGGAGACGATTGCAGACTCAGCTGCAAGCATAGATGGGTCTACAAGCCTGCAGTTCTCAACTTAATTGCAACTGGGGATCGCTGTAGGAGCATTGATGTGCACTCGTGTATGCCAACTAGAGACTTATGGACGACCTGGTCATGTGTACACACGGGCGGACGGAAATCTTAACACAGCTGGCAATTTAAGGTAAGTCTAGAGAAGATATCGttgtcaaatgtttaattaaggttcTAGATTCTGACTTAGTTCACAGTTTCAACTTTGTATATTTAAAGTTGAtgtattaattgaacaaattaatactgAAGCTGTGTATAGCAAGAcatttatttacatttagcGCAAATCCAAGGCTCACTACCTGACATTGTGACACATCTGTCATGATACAAGTTTTCACAGACGTAACACTCTACCATCTTGCCATGTGTCTTTGGCAACGAACACGTGCAGTGCAAAGTAATATAAAAGTGACTTCTGTCACATGTTTCCAATGGCTTGTCTTCTTCCATTGGAAAAGGTGAGAGCTCCTCTCGATCCAAACAGTAAATCAGATGTTGTCGCATTTTGGAAATATCAAAATGCATGATGGTTACATCATCTCCTAGAGCTGCATGAAATGCATATGCTATTGCAAATAGCCCGCAATCTTtaccattttgttgctgttgcactggcatttgttctaccatgagaatgttgtctttgtaagCCAATTGATAGATTTGCGCCAGCTGTGTTTCCATACAAGGAGACAAGTGTAGGCCAGCATTGCTGTTGTATAGTCGTACTTGTTTGCCAAAGCAGGTTGAAGTCACCCAATGATGACTTCCTGTAAAATGAATCTGAATAGCTGTACAAAAAtgcatttgttattattacaaacCACATGAATgcttataatattattttgataatattacactattagtgtagtgtggtgtagtgtggtgttgtgtgtgtggtgttgtgtgtgtgtgtgtgtgtgtgtgtgtgtgtgtgtgtgtgtgtgtgtgtgtgtgtgtgtgtgtgtgtgtgtgtcatgtcagTGAGAGGGGTATTTATTTCATACCATCACTTGTTACATGAGCGAATCCGTAAGTCTGGCAAAGGAGTGTTGACTCTAGTCCACTGATGTAGGGAAACTGCTTTAATAGAAGTTGATGagcagcatgcatgtgcttgtcagTTAGAAAGCCGTCGGCACACTTGCCTTGTATAATACATTTATCAGTTTCATTGAGATCCAGACCATGTACCCACTGCAAAAGAAAATTTTGTAACAAATCTTCTGGTTATTGTGGCAAATTCAGTTGACTTACTCTTTGTGAACTCTCGGCAGCTGATGTTAGACTAGACAATGTTTGAGGCATACTTGCTCTCTTATTAACTACCTTAAATAAACTTCTTCCTTTACTGTTATACAGCTTTCTCATATCATATACCCACAGACAtaggtcatcaagttgagagctgctgatgttgacatacaCGTTTTGATATCGAGACACCCTTGGCAATGAGAGTGCTTTGTCAGTTTCCCTGACCTTAATTAAGCCCACGTCTAGTAGTAATTGCAATTCTGGTGTTATTTCAGCTTTTGCAAAATCATTGAACTCTTGATGAACAACAGGATTTACTAGCGCAAAATCACTAACTCGTTTTAATGTTGGCTTTTTCTCGTATGTTTGACAGTCTAGCCACAGAGCCACGTCTACATTGACACTAAGCCAACATTCTTCAACAGAGCTTGTATGTTCAGCaagctgcaaaacacaaagtacatgcagtaaCCATAACATAACTAATCAATATGTGCCAGTAGCTAGATGTAAGCATACCTCTCTCTCTCGTCGTCTTCTTCAGCTTTCCAAGCCTCCCATATTGCTCCTGTGCGCCACAGCCGTAACAGACTTTGATCAAATAGCTGACGTTCTAAATCTGAGAAATTTGGCTTGCTGTTGCCCTTAATCCTAGTAGCAGCTGATTTATCATCTTTGCTTGTCGCATTTGCCAATTCAGAAGActtctgtggtgtattgtagatTTTCAGCTGACTAATATTAACTTTGCGCTTCATTGTTGAATTAGTTTTGATGCAACGAAGGACACAGCCACCAGATGCAGTCATTTCTATAACTCTGTATGGTCCAAGCCAGGTGTCTTCCATCTTATGACCTTTCGTTGTCCTTTTTAGCATATTTAATTGCAAAACAGTCTGTCCAACCTGGATAGAGTTTGCTACAGCTCCTTTTCtttttttgtattgttgtttctgtctttcctGACTGTTTCCAATGTTTTCTTTTACTTGAGGGATAACTTTGTTTCTCATTTCCTTTAGATGATGTACTGCTTGCTGCACATCAcccaactgactgacagaagtGATCTCACTGTTTTCAGCTTCTAAAGGAAACCTAGCTTCTCGCCCATGCATTAAAAAGAAAGGAGTGAACTTCATGGACTCTTGAACACTGGTTCGAATAGCAAAGAGAACTGGGTCAAGGAGTTCATCCCAGTCTTCTTCATGCTCTATTACCAATTTTTCGAGGCATCTATGTAGTCATAATACTTTAATTGCAATAGAACTACACTTATCTTCTTATATTGTTTATCTtactttctaattgtttgatttgttcttTCATCTAGTCTGTTAGACTGAGGATGATAAGCAGCTGTTATTCTTTGCCTGACATTGAATTGACAATGGAGTACCTTGACCGCCAGTTGGATTTACGTGACACTCCTACATCAATCAACAGAGTGATTCTTCACTCATATACATAGCTATTTCAAGTAACTGcaactaatttttattacGATGCACTAGCCTGAAAGGCATGATCTTGCTCATTTTTGCTACCAAGTGCCAGTCTGAGTAAACCTGGAGTCTTTGTGTAGTACAACCTTCCATCTTGAACTGTAAAAtcttttgctcttcttctaaaTGACTTTCGTTTCCTGCTTGGAATATCAGTGTAGTTTGTCCCTCCAGAGACTAGGAACTCTTTGTATGAGTTCACAATGTTTTCCGACCATTGTTCTGCTGAAGTTACAGTATCTACTTCCTACCACATCATTAAAGTAATTGTAACGTTGCAATTGTTTAGAGCATTTCTCCAATACTAATGCATGCAGATgttgtacagggactatttggtcgcgtggactatttggtcgcgtggactatttggtcgcgggcaattatctcgctcctatttggttcccgaaatcgtttaactagggcttatttggtttcggccacctgtagggactatttggtcgcgtggactatttggtttcgcatttattgagcctcgaatcggcactctccaactcttacagctgtacgagacggacacgaacgacgtgacgatggccatgataattttcacgcgtctcccagacgtctcgatgggccgaaatcgagtgcgacctgcttcttcttcgtttgtatttggcttcatatgaatactgaagtcatcacgacattgtcgatcgcaatttcgcgtgtctgacgtttccttttgaggcaaatctcggctcgtctggtagcgggcgtgttgaaagtaggcggagtaagaatgtcttgtgcgttacaaggtaaacaaacatgatccgATCGCCGAGTGTAGGGATGTGCCGcggttagctaattagttgtccggtctgttgtctgcatgcTGTACTCGGCTTC is a window of Corticium candelabrum chromosome 20, ooCorCand1.1, whole genome shotgun sequence DNA encoding:
- the LOC134195920 gene encoding uncharacterized protein LOC134195920; translation: MLWLLHVLCVLQLAEHTSSVEECWLSVNVDVALWLDCQTYEKKPTLKRVSDFALVNPVVHQEFNDFAKAEITPELQLLLDVGLIKVRETDKALSLPRVSRYQNVYVNISSSQLDDLCLWVYDMRKLYNSKGRSLFKVVNKRASMPQTLSSLTSAAESSQRWVHGLDLNETDKCIIQGKCADGFLTDKHMHAAHQLLLKQFPYISGLESTLLCQTYGFAHVTSDAIQIHFTGSHHWVTSTCFGKQVRLYNSNAGLHLSPCMETQLAQIYQLAYKDNILMVEQMPVQQQQNGKDCGLFAIAYAFHAALGDDVTIMHFDISKMRQHLIYCLDREELSPFPMEEDKPLETCDRSHFYITLHCTCSLPKTHGKMVECYVCENLYHDRCVTMSGSEPWICAKCK